A region of Propionispora hippei DSM 15287 DNA encodes the following proteins:
- a CDS encoding ABC transporter ATP-binding protein has protein sequence MELTINALAVAIQNKTLVKDVSLTVRPGSFVGILGPNGSGKSTLLRTIYRALAPQSGAILLNREPLQNIKIADTAKQIGVVGQFHSLSYNITVLEMVLLGRTPHKRRLAGNNREDYEIARQSLQQVGMEHFADRNFATLSGGEKQRIILARALAQQPRLLLLDEPTNHLDIKYQLELLAIVKSLDISVLAVLHDLNLAAMYCDDLYILKEGQLIAGGTPDDVLTSRLIRQVYEIDCHVMKHPRTGCLSISYCPAGQERITG, from the coding sequence ATGGAACTGACAATCAATGCTCTGGCGGTAGCCATACAAAATAAAACCCTTGTGAAGGATGTTTCCCTTACCGTACGTCCCGGCAGCTTTGTTGGCATTCTTGGCCCGAACGGCAGCGGTAAATCGACCCTGCTGCGCACCATCTATCGCGCTCTGGCCCCGCAAAGCGGCGCCATATTGTTAAACCGCGAGCCATTGCAGAATATAAAAATAGCCGACACAGCCAAACAGATCGGCGTGGTCGGGCAGTTTCACTCGTTAAGCTACAATATAACCGTACTGGAAATGGTCCTGCTGGGCCGCACACCGCATAAAAGACGGCTGGCCGGCAATAACCGGGAAGATTATGAAATTGCCAGACAGTCTCTGCAACAGGTCGGAATGGAACATTTTGCCGACCGTAACTTCGCCACCCTGTCGGGCGGTGAAAAGCAGCGCATCATCTTAGCCAGGGCATTGGCCCAACAGCCGCGTCTGCTGCTGTTAGATGAACCGACCAACCATTTGGATATTAAATACCAGCTTGAATTGCTGGCCATCGTAAAGTCGTTAGACATCAGTGTTCTGGCCGTACTACACGATCTTAACCTGGCAGCCATGTACTGTGATGATCTCTACATACTGAAAGAAGGGCAGCTAATCGCCGGCGGCACACCAGACGATGTGCTTACCTCCCGCCTGATCCGCCAGGTCTACGAAATAGACTGTCATGTTATGAAGCATCCCCGTACCGGCTGTCTTTCCATCAGCTATTGCCCTGCCGGGCAAGAAAGAATCACCGGATAA
- a CDS encoding FecCD family ABC transporter permease, giving the protein MIKLFVRSGKQSGPICSQGSTLPLIVWLGSALILSMITAVCFGAVTISPLHSFQIILYKLSSLEPGQLTTTLPATYFDIIWDLRLPRILLAAIAGAGLSVCGAVMQASVQNPLADPYILGVSAGASLGATFAILLGGTSLFGSFGIIFCAFIGALAAAALVMSLSSLGSSASTVKIVLSGTIANAFFLSLANFIIYFSNNTQGISNVTFWNMGSLAAASWQTLLPPAITVLLGSLYLLSQTRILNTLMLGEETALTLGINAPRIRYRYMLLTALLTAVIVSACGTFAFVGLIIPHIVRGFVGADHRRLIPGTLLGGAVFLIWADTLSRTILTNGELPIGIITSLIGAPFFLYILIKRTFS; this is encoded by the coding sequence ATGATAAAACTATTTGTACGTTCCGGCAAGCAATCAGGGCCAATCTGCAGCCAGGGGTCTACACTCCCCCTGATCGTATGGCTCGGCAGCGCTCTTATTCTATCCATGATAACCGCCGTTTGTTTCGGAGCGGTTACCATTTCACCGCTCCATTCCTTTCAAATTATTCTATATAAGTTGTCCAGCCTGGAACCTGGTCAGCTTACAACAACATTGCCGGCAACTTATTTCGATATCATTTGGGACTTGCGCCTGCCCCGGATTCTGCTGGCCGCCATTGCCGGTGCCGGATTATCGGTGTGTGGTGCTGTCATGCAGGCCTCGGTGCAGAACCCCTTAGCCGACCCCTATATCCTGGGAGTTTCCGCCGGCGCGTCACTGGGCGCCACCTTTGCCATCCTGCTCGGCGGCACCAGCCTGTTCGGCAGCTTCGGGATCATTTTTTGCGCGTTTATCGGCGCTTTGGCCGCTGCCGCCTTGGTCATGAGCCTCTCTTCCCTAGGCAGCTCAGCCTCAACAGTAAAGATTGTACTATCGGGTACGATAGCCAACGCCTTTTTTCTCAGCCTGGCAAACTTCATTATCTATTTCTCCAACAATACCCAGGGAATTAGCAATGTCACCTTTTGGAATATGGGTTCTCTGGCGGCAGCCAGTTGGCAAACCCTGCTGCCGCCGGCCATAACGGTACTGCTGGGCAGCCTGTATCTGCTGAGCCAGACCCGGATACTCAACACGCTGATGCTGGGAGAGGAGACGGCTCTTACTTTAGGCATCAATGCCCCCCGGATACGTTATCGTTATATGCTGTTGACGGCACTGTTGACGGCAGTTATTGTATCGGCTTGCGGCACCTTTGCCTTCGTAGGGTTAATCATCCCCCACATTGTCCGGGGCTTTGTCGGTGCCGACCACCGGCGGCTTATCCCCGGTACCTTACTGGGTGGTGCGGTCTTTTTAATCTGGGCCGATACCCTGTCCAGGACCATCTTGACCAATGGCGAACTACCCATCGGCATTATCACTTCGCTGATCGGTGCTCCCTTTTTCCTGTATATATTGATAAAACGCACCTTTTCTTAG
- a CDS encoding energy transducer TonB, whose product MAALHKRWQKALTSSFCIHLLLLIACGFMADRLFALPAQQETVIELEIGSDDSPAAADGLPDEAAAEPETVDETIAPDEAVNPVPATEQAVPAAKAPVKKGHTAVATSAGTGQTTGQPAAGTAASPGTGSTGQGGTNSRREIIPPLILSDPSPVYPPAEKKAGVQGTTTLRIEVQENGLPGSISVAKSSGSAALDEAAVAAVQQWRFVPAKNRQTGNAISCFINRPIAFRLQS is encoded by the coding sequence ATGGCAGCACTTCATAAACGTTGGCAAAAAGCGCTGACCAGTTCGTTTTGTATCCACCTGCTCCTTTTGATCGCCTGCGGCTTTATGGCCGACCGCCTGTTTGCCCTGCCCGCACAGCAGGAGACAGTCATTGAACTGGAAATAGGCAGTGATGACAGTCCGGCCGCGGCAGATGGATTACCGGACGAAGCAGCGGCAGAACCGGAAACCGTCGATGAGACGATAGCACCCGATGAAGCAGTAAATCCTGTCCCCGCTACAGAGCAAGCTGTCCCGGCAGCAAAGGCTCCGGTCAAAAAGGGCCATACCGCAGTCGCAACGTCAGCCGGCACCGGCCAAACCACCGGACAGCCTGCCGCCGGGACAGCCGCCAGTCCGGGAACCGGCAGTACTGGCCAAGGCGGAACCAATAGCCGCCGGGAAATCATTCCGCCCTTGATCCTGTCCGATCCGTCGCCGGTCTACCCGCCGGCGGAAAAAAAAGCTGGCGTACAGGGAACGACTACCCTCCGGATTGAAGTGCAGGAAAACGGCCTTCCCGGTTCGATTTCCGTGGCAAAATCATCCGGTTCGGCAGCCCTGGATGAGGCCGCTGTCGCCGCCGTTCAACAATGGCGCTTTGTTCCGGCCAAAAACCGGCAAACAGGAAACGCTATTTCCTGCTTTATCAACCGCCCTATTGCCTTCCGGCTTCAGTCGTAG